From a region of the Cyprinus carpio isolate SPL01 chromosome B21, ASM1834038v1, whole genome shotgun sequence genome:
- the mlnl gene encoding motilin-like, producing MRRAVTGCLMLVYVVALLAEQAEGHIAFFSPKEMRELREKEGRKDADPRAEGVLIDEMSLDEEESVGQPVEIGQKLAAKKGHIGSAFDKMLQSIVEEPETVK from the exons ATGCGCAGAGCAGTTACAGGATGTTTGATGCTGGTGTATGTTGTTGCTCTTCTGGCCGAGCAGGCAGAGGGACACATCGCCTTCTTCAGCCCTAAAGAGATGAGAGAGCTCAGG GAGAAGGAGGGAAGGAAGGATGCTGATCCAAGAGCGGAGGGGGTTTTGATTGACGAGATGTCTCTAGATGAAGAAGAGTCAGTG GGCCAGCCTGTGGAAATAGGGCAGAAACTGGCTGCTAAAAAGGGCCACATTGGATCTGCTTTCGATAAGATGCTGCAGAGCATCGTAGAAGAGCCAGAGACCG TGAAATAA
- the LOC109054181 gene encoding retinol dehydrogenase 12-like — translation MNWEWSDIYSHPLWMVSAAILAIIVRAQRKSVWNPGACPVKLNGKTAIVTGANTGIGKFIALDFARRGARVILACRSEARGIAALQEIRESTGNQNVHLRLLDTSSLDSVRKFAARILEEEKGLHILVNNAGASGLPSKITADGLEITFATNHVGPFLLTSLLLDLLKKSAPARIVIVSSMTHWRGEVNFDHFCNSNLNHVMDATYNHTKLHNIIWTNELARRLQGTGVTANSLHPGVVMTDVMRNYNFIIRFLFNLVGFFFFKTAEQGSFSPIYCAVSEEAEGISGKYFDSNCSLVLPAPPARDPALGVKEYEFCERLIAKP, via the exons ATGAACTGGGAGTGGAGTGACATTTATTCCCATCCGTTATGGATGGTTTCAGCTGCGATCCTTGCCATAATTGTGCGCGCGCAGCGGAAATCAGTGTGGAACCCGGGCGCCTGTCCCGTGAAGTTAAACGGGAAAACTGCGATCGTCACTGGAGCTAACACGG GTATTGGAAAGTTCATTGCCCTGGACTTTGCTCGTCGTGGGGCGCGGGTGATCCTGGCATGCCGGAGCGAGGCTCGTGGGATTGCAGCGCTGCAAGAAATCAGAGAAAGTACTGGGAACCAGAACGTACATCTGCGTCTGCTTGACACCTCGTCACTCGACTCTGTCCGAAAGTTTGCAGCACGGATCTTGGAGGAAGAGAAGGGATTACATATCCTGGTCAATAACGCAGGGGCCTCAG GCTTACCCAGTAAGATCACTGCAGATGGGTTGGAAATCACTTTTGCAACCAACCACGTTGGCCCATTTCTGCTCACCAGTTTGCTTTTAG ACCTTTTGAAGAAATCAGCTCCAGCTCGCATTGTAATTGTTTCGTCTATGACTCACTGGAGGGGTGAGGTAAACTTTGATCATTTCTGCAATTCCAATCTAAATCACGTGATGGATGCTACGTATAACCACACCAAGTTGCATAACATCATCTGGACAAACGAGTTGGCACGCAGGCTTCAGGGCACAG gtgtgACAGCAAACTCTCTGCATCCGGGTGTAGTTATGACAGACGTAATGAGAAACTACAACTTCATTATCCGATTCCTCTTCAACTTGGTGGGCTTTTTCTTCTTCAAA ACTGCTGAACAAGGGTCTTTCAGTCCAATATACTGTGCAGTGTCTGAGGAAGCAGAAGGAATAAGTGGAAAATACTTCGACAGTAACTGTTCCCTGGTCTTACCAGCACCTCCTGCCAGAGATCCTGCTCTTGGAGTGAAGGAATATGAGTTTTGTGAGAGACTGATTGCTAAACCTTAA